From Pleuronectes platessa chromosome 17, fPlePla1.1, whole genome shotgun sequence, one genomic window encodes:
- the LOC128460179 gene encoding gamma-crystallin M2-like: MTSSGMNMMSKIIFYEEKNFQGRSYECMSDCPDMSSYMSRCHSCRVERGCFMVYDRTNFMGNQFFMRRGEYADYMSMMGMSDCIRSCRMIPMHRGSFRMKIYERENFQGQMHEVMEDCEDIMDRYSMSNFMSCNVMEGHWLMYEQAHYRGRMMYMRPGEYRSIMTMGSSSMRVMSMKRIMDSCH; encoded by the coding sequence ATGACTTCCAGTGGCATGAACATGATGAGCAAGATCATCTTCTACGAGGAGAAGAACTTCCAGGGCCGCTCCTATGAGTGCATGAGCGACTGCCCTGACATGTCCTCCTACATGAGCCGCTGTCATTCCTGCAGGGTGGAGAGGGGTTGCTTCATGGTCTACGACCGCACCAACTTCATGGGAAACCAGTTCTTCATGAGGAGAGGCGAGTATGCCGACTACATGAGCATGATGGGCATGAGTGACTGCATCAGGTCATGTCGCATGATCCCCATGCACAGAGGCTCCTTCAGGATGAAGATCTACGAGAGGGAGAACTTCCAGGGCCAGATGCACGAGGTGATGGAGGACTGCGAGGACATCATGGATCGCTATAGCATGTCTAACTTCATGTCCTGCAACGTGATGGAGGGCCACTGGCTGATGTACGAGCAGGCTCACTACAGAGGAAGAATGATGTACATGAGGCCTGGAGAGTACAGGAGCATCATGACCATGGGCTCAAGCAGCATGAGGGTCATGAGCATGAAGCGCATCATGGATTCCTGCCACTAG